In Bernardetia litoralis DSM 6794, the genomic window CAACTTCTCTAACATTTCTAAAACGAAAAATAAACTCTAAAAAAGCAACTCAGATTACACTAAACAGAAAAGCGCAAGGCATTACAATAAAAAGAAAAGATAAAATAAATACCTTTAAATTTGATGATATAAAGGAGTTGCGCTATTTTGTAGAATATATTTCTATCAATAACCATAATCAATGTGCATTATCTATACAAATAACAACACATAAAAATAAAGGCAAAACCTATTATACTCTTTTACATCAAGATGAAATACAGTATTGGAGTGATTTTTTGGAAGAATTGCCTTACAGTTTGAGAGTTCTGAATGCTAAGTAAAACACAACAAAAATCCAATTCAAATAATTATCTGAATTGGATTTTGTTGTCATAAAATATCAACCTGTATTACTCAATATTTTGAGCATCTAAAATCAAGCGAGCTTGTATTCCTTGCATTGTTTTTAAGTCATTATAATATTTGTAAAATTTATAAAAACTTCCTAGTTCTTCTTGAATAGCTCTTTGTTTGGCTTGTTCTCCTTGATTTAGAATCTGATTAATTAATGATGCAGGTTCAGGATAATAACGCACTTGATAATCTTCACCTAATCCTGCGCTATTGGCAGCAATAACAATGGCATCATCAAGACTTCCCAAAACATCAACCAAACCACGTTCTTTTGCATCAATTCCTGTCCAAACACGTCCTTCTGCATATTCTCTTAGTTTTTCTACTTGCATTTTTCTTCCTTGTGCAGCCTTTGAGGTAAAATCAATATATCCACGATTTACAGACATTTGAATAATAGAATCTTCTGCTGCCGAAGATTGGCGAGTAGGATAACCCATATCTGCAAATTCGGCTGTTTTTACGCCATCAAATGTAATTCCGATTTTATTTTCTGCAAATTTATCAAGACCAGGTAGTATTCCAAAAATTCCTATTGAACCCGTAATTGTATTTGGGTGTGCCACAATCGTATCACATGCCATAGCCATATAATATCCACCCGAAGCAGCTACATCAGACATAGAAGCAATAATTGGTTTTTCTTTTCTAGCAAGCATTACTTCACGCCACATAATATCTGAAGCAAGTGCGCTTCCTCCACCCGAATTGATACGCAAAACAATCGCTTTTACTCGTTTGTCTTTGCGAGCTTTTCGGATTGCAGCAGCAATGGCATCACCACCAATTTCTCCTTGTGAGCCTTGTCCATCTACGATGCTTCCTTCACCTACAATAATAGCAATTCGTTTGTCTGTATCACCTTCTCGTTCTGTTGATAATGTTTTGATATATTTAGGAAGTGATACAAAAGAGATTTTCTTTTTGTTGCTTGTTGTTTCATCGTTGTTTTCTTTCATACTTAAAATTCCTAAAGCCACTTTAATTTTACTTTCTACTTGGTCATAATAAAGCGTATCATTAATGAGTTTATGAGTAATTGCATCGCCAGCTTCTCTGATAAGCATTTTATTACTGATTTCTCTCAATTCTTCTGCTGTCATTTTGCGTCCACTTTCTGTATTTGTTTTGGCTACATTCTTCAAATAAGTATCATACAAAGAATTTAGATAAACGCTTGTTTGTTCACGATTTGCATCACTCATTTCTTCCAAAATAAATGGCTCAACAGCAGATTTGAATGTTCCTACTTTATAAATTCTAGGTTCAATTTCTAATTTGTCCAACATTTTTTTGAAGAATGGAACTTGTGAGAAAAAACCATTCATTTCTAAAGCTCCTTGAGGATAAAGATAAATTTCATCAGCTGTCGAAGCTAAATAATATCCTTTTTCGCCATAATATTTACTGTACGCATAAATAAATTTATTAGATGTTTTGAAATCTAAAAGAGCAGCATGAATCTCTTCCAACATTGCAAAACCAACAGGAACATCAGTTACATCCAAATAAATTCCTTTAATATTATCATCTGTTTTAGCTTTTTTGAGTGCTGCTTTTATGTTTACCAAGCTCAAAGGTGTAGAACCTCCTTGTAGTTCAGCCATCAAATCAGCTACAGGGTCATTTTTGCTATATTCTACAATACTTTGCCCTAAAGAAATTTTTAAGACACTTTTCTCAGCAATCTCTATTTCTGAGCTAGAAGTTGCTCCAACAATGAGAAATAAAAATCCCATTATGCAAATGAAAATTCCTATACCAAAAGCAGTTGCAAAGGCAATTTTGATAAAACCTAAGATATTTTGCCCCAAACTAGGACGGTTTGCCTTATTTTGACGTGTAGCCTGTGGTTTTCTTCTGTTTGCTTGATTTTCTGCTTGTCTTTGAGGATTTGTATTTTCTGTATTTAGTGGGTCTGTTGGCTCACTCATAGATTAATTTATTTTATAACGTTAGTTTAATTTATTTTTCAATTAGTATCTACGAATCAATTTTTATTACAAAAAAACATGGAACACAAATTATTCTAACATATCATCTTCATAATCAATCATAAAAGGGTTACATTCATCTTGTGTATATTTTCCACATGGACAAACCAAACCTTCATTTTTAGCAATTAATCTTCCTCCATAAGGTACTTTACTTCTGTTGCAATATGCATCCATGCAAGTATAAGGGTGGCAAGCATTTGATTCTTGAAATTTATTTATTCTTTCTACTTGCCAGTCTGTAAAAGGAGCTTTTGCTTTTTCAGTATCCATATTTTGATAGTTAATTGTGATTACATTCTAAAACCCATTTTACGTTTTCCAGTCAAATCTTCATAATTAAAATTGACTTTTTCTAAGTCTTCTTTTTCCAAAGTTTGCATTATTTGTTCGGTTCTTTCGGTCTCTGAAAGTGATGCCATACGCAAGTGTTGTTGTCTTACAGCTTCTTGTGCAATAGTTCTGATAGTTCGTGCATTTCCAAAATATTTATCTCGTTGAGCATGTAATGTTGTAATTTGATTTTTGAGATAAGTTTGAGTTTCTTCTGTCAAAATGAATTTTTCTTGTTCAAAATATCCTTTAGCAACTTCTAAAAGCTCTTCTGTTGTCAAATCTTTAAAAATAATTGTTCTATCAAAACGAGATTTTAACCCTGGATTCATTTCTACAAATTGTTCCATATTTTGGGTGTAACCTGCTGCAATTACAATAAACTCACCTCGTTTGTCTTCCATTTGTTTTAAAATGGTTTCTAAGGCTTCTTTTCCAAAATCATTTTGCGTTTTCGAATCCGAAGTAAGTGAATAGGCTTCATCAATAAATAAAATTCCACCAATGGCACTATTTATTTTTTCTTGTGTTTTGATTGCAGTTTGTCCTACAAAACCAGCCACCAAACTCTGACGGTCACATTCTACCAACTGTCCACGCTCCAAAACTCCCAAAGCTCTATAAATTGTCGATAAAATACGAGCTACGGTAGTTTTTCCAGTCCCTGGATTTCCTTTAAAAATCATGTGTAAAGAAAATTGATTCAAAACATTACGACCAGTTTGTTGATAAAAACGAACAAGCGCAATAAGTTCATCAATTCGTTTTTTGACTTCTGAAAGCCCAACTAAAGCGTGAAGTTCTGCCATCGAACGTTGTAATTCTTCTTCATCAATGGAAAGCAAAAGAGGAGTAATCATTTTTCCTGCTGTAAGGTGTGCAACATCAGCTACATGAATAGTTGAAAGCTCTGTTTTTGATAAATTTTTGGCATCTTCCATTTTCATGACCCGAATACCCAAATTCATTTTTGCTTCTCTAATTGTAGTTTTTACAAAACGAGCATTTCCAAAAGTAGCATCTCTTTTACGATATTCTTCTGTAATTTTTTTACTCAAAATATATAATGCTTCTGGTGTAAACTCCAAATCACTTTCTTTTTCGGTCAGTTTAGCAATCTCTAAAAGCTCGGCAGGAGTATAATCTGGAAATTCAAATTGCACAGGAAAACGAGATTTCAAACCAGGATTTGATTCCAAAAGAGTTTCCATGGGTTGCGTATAACCTGCCAAAATAATAGCAATATCGCCTTTTCCATCCGAAATTTCTTTTACCAAAATTTCAATTACTTCTTGTCCGTAATCTTTGCTATCCTCTCCAGAACGAATGAGCGAATACGCCTCATCAATAAACAAAACACCTCCTCTAGCTCTATCAATAATATCTTTTACCTTTGGTGCAGTTTGTCCGATATATTGTCCGATGAGTTCAGCTCTTCCTACTTCATGTAATTCTCCTGTCGAAAGCAATCCCAAATGATTATAAATTTTGCCCATCATTTGTGCTATTGTCGTTTTTCCAGTTCCAGGATTGCCTTTGAAAATTAAATGTAAGTTGAGGTTTTTGTCTTCTTTGAGTCCTTTTTCTTGTCTGATTTGAGTAAATTGAAGATAAGAAGTATAATCATGAATACGTTTTTTGAGGTCTTTAAGTCCAATTAAATTATTCAATCTTTCTACAACTTGCTCATAGGTTTCTTCTTCTTCACTTTCTTCATTTTCTTTTGCAGGATTTGAATATGCTCTTCCTGTCAAAAATGAGGATGGTGGATAAATAACAGTATTTCCTGTTACGAATTTTTTCCCAACTTCAAATGGAACAATGGCAATCAATCTATCCATAAAAATAACCTCAAGTGTATAATGTCCAGCAATCCACGAACCTTTTACATCAGAACCATAACCAGAAATTATTTCTATAAAATCTTCATCTTGTTCTATTTTTTTTAATTCAATAGTTTGTCCTTTTAGCTGGCGAGTTTCATTATAGATATTAAAAGTCAATTCACAATAAAAATCATCTTCTTGAAGATTTTCAAAATTAAATTCTACCCAAATATATTTTGATTCTGCTGCCGAAAACTGTTTGTGATAAATACGATTTTCTTCTTCTACTCCATCTTGTGTCCCTTCATAAAGTTTGATAGTTTGCATCTCAAAATAAGGATTATTTTGAGGAGTTACAGGGCCACCACTTTCTATATAAAAAGGTTTTGTTCCAAAAATTTCACCATCAAGATAGACTTCCCAAACATAATCTCCTCGTGTCCAAAACGTTCCTACTTCGTCATTTCCCCAACCTTCTCTGATATTTACGATATTATGTTGGGGAGAAATTACTTGATTTACATTTATTTCACAGACAATTTCACGTTCTTTTCGGTTGCTGAGTCTATAACATTTCAATAAAAATTCGGCTTCCCATTCTTCTACATCAAATAATTTATTGTAAAAAGAAAGCTCTACATACAAATAACTTGTTTCTATGCTCTCAAAAACGGTTCTGTATTTTCGCATTCCATTTGCGAGCCATTCTGGGGAAGAATAGATTTTGAGGTCTTTAAATTTATAGAATTTTTCTTCACTTTGTTTATTGCGAAACATCATTTGATAATGTAGTAAAATGTGCCAAAAATGTAGCACATACTTTAGTATGTGAGTATTTTAGATTTGTAAATATAAGTCTTCGAAAACGATTTTTGAGGTAAAATAGTTTTCGTTTTCTAGTAAAAAAAATTTTGAGAAATTAAAATACGAAAATTATATTTAAAGGCAATTAAAATATCTAAACTAAGGATATAAATATGAAGTATTAGTAACCTTATCATATTTTTTATTTGGTTTTAAATTAATGCAACAATGTTGCATTAACGAACTTTTTGTATATTTGCAACATTGTTGCATTTAATAAAAATCAAAAAAGTAAACGTTATGCCAATTATAAATAAAGAACAAATTGAAATAATAGAAACGATAGGCGATAATCATATTTTTTCAGGTATAGAAACTCCCTTGCTTTCTGATGCCTTTGAGAAATCTGATGATGAAAAAATTAAAAACATTGAACATTATTTTGGACAAATAATGAATGAACTAGGGCTTGACTTATCTGATGATAGCTTGTCTGGAACACCTTATAGAGTAGCTAAGATGTATGTAAAGGAGCTTTTTTATGGATTAGATCCAAAAAACAAACCCAAAATATCTACTTTCCTAAATAAGTATGGCTACAAAAAAATGCTCGTTGAGCAAAATATTACGATTGACTCTGCTTGTGAACATCATTTTTTACCCATAACAGGGCATGCTCATGTTGGATATATACCAAAAGATAAAGTGATAGGACTTTCCAAAATAAATCGTTTGGTAGATTATTATGCACATCGCCCACAAGTTCAGGAAAGATTAGCTTTACAAATTTTGAATGACTTACAAACTTCTTTAGAAACAGAAGATGTAATAGTGATGCTTTCAGCCAAACATCTTTGTGTTTCTTCAAGGGGAATAAAAGACAAAGATAGTTTTACAACAACCATAGAATATGGAGGTTGTTTCGAAAATAAATCAAATCGTGAAGAATTTTTTGGAATAGTAGGTAATACTAGTATATAAAATTTCCTCGTGTAGATGAAGCCTTTTTACTTTATCATAAAGAGGCTTTATAATTTTAGATAAGGCAAAAAAAACTATTCTGAATAACTTATTTTTTATTTTGTTTTTCATTATTTTTTGTATTAACTTTGCAAAAATAAGAAGAGCCAATTTTTGCTCAAATTTTTATAAAAAATTTAATGTTATTTTTATAATTTTCTAGTTTCTTTGCCAAAAACAGTTTCCATATTCTCCACTCTCTTGATAATTATTATCTTGATACAACCTTTCCAAAAACTTTGGATTGTTTTATCATTTGAGATGAATAAGGAATATATTGCTCAGAATTTGTGTGAAAATAAAGAAAAAGAAGACCAAAAATTAGCGCAACTAGCAGAAGCTAAACGTGTAAATAAATTTGCTGAACAGTTTGGGCTTCGCTGTGCAGGTTCGTGCCATCTCAAAAAACAACTTGCAGAAGCTGACCAACAACAAGATGATGCGCCTGTATCATCTGTAAAATACACCTTAGATATTCTTTTTTTAGAAAAAAACCTTGTTTTTTCCTTTGAAAATCAAGCTATTAGTTTTGAAGAAGCTATTCCCAATAGCTTTTATCAAGATTTTATTTCTGACTCTAATTTATATGGAGTTTTCCGTCCTCCTGTCGTTTAAGAATTTCATGTATTGTCATTTTATGAATTTTGTAGGTTAAAGGCTTGCCTTTGACTGTATTGTGTTTTTTTATGTAAATAACATAATTCCACATATCAAAGGCTCGCCTTTGGTCTACAAATATCTGTATCAAAATATAAACTTCATTGATGACAAAGTCTCAATGACGATTTGACTATACAACAATCTCATTTCTACTATTTCACAACTTTATTTTCTCACTCTAAAAAGTGAACTACATTTGATTTTGACAAAATTTTTGTTCCAAAATCACTTTGTAAACTATTGTCTTTTATTTCATATTTTATATACAAAAAACAACAAAATGAATACTAAATTTAATTTTTCAAAAATCGTTTATTTAGCCTTTTTTATGGCATTTTCTCTCTCTTTATTCTCTTGTGAAAAAGACGAAGAAACAGAACCAGAAATTGATTCAAGCAAAACAGGAACAGTTGAAATCAAATTTGATAATATTGCTGGACTCAATGACCTTACTTTGGGAGAAGAATATACAAATGCAGCAGGCGAAACTTTCAAAGTAGATATGTTGCAGTATTATATCAGTAATATTGTTTTGAAGTCAGAAGACGGAACTGAGTTTGTAGTTCCACAAGATGATTCTTATTTTTTGGTAAAAGAAGAAGATGTAGAAACACAACATATTCAAATTCCTAATGTTCCTGAAGGAAATTACAATGAAGTTACTTTCACAGTTGGTGTGGACAGTCTTCGTAATACTAAACCAGTTTCAGAGCGTACAGGCGTTTTGGATATTGGAGTAGAAGGAGCAGGAAAAGAAATGTATTGGTCTTGGAACTCAGGTTATATTTTCTTCAAAATGGAAGGAACATCAACAGCTATTGAAGCAACTGAAACCAATCCTAATGGTAATTTTTATTATCACATTGGTGGTTTTGGTGGTTATGATGGTCCAACTCTTAATAATATCAGAACAGTTACGGTTTCTTTGGGTAGTGATGCAGCACAAGCTAGAGAAGAAATTACACCTTCAATTCATCTTGTTGTAGATATTTTGAAAGCTTTTGAAGGAACTACACAAGTTAGTTTAAAAGAATATCCTGTAGTAATGGTAAATCCTTATTCTTTGAATGTTTCTGAAAACTATATGAAAGCATTTGAATATCACCACGTTCATAATGATGGACATGAGTAAGCCATAAAATTAAACCCTAGGGAGCTTTAGAGTTTCTTAGGGCTTTTTTCAAACAAAAAATCACAACATAATGAAAAAAATACTACTTACTTTATTCTTATTAATTGGATTCTCTGCAAATGCTCAGTTTGTAATCCAAGGACAAGTTTTTGATTCTCAAACTCAAGAATCTATTGTTGGAGCAACAATCCAATTAGTAGAAACTACCAAAGGAACAGTGACAAATGCTGATGGTACTTTTAAGTACGAAACTAATATTGATTCTGATAGTATAGATATCAAAATTTCAAGTATTGGTTATGAATCAAAAACAATGACAATTACCAATGGACAATACTTGTCTATTTCTATACAACCTTCTTTTGGTGAATTGCAATCTATTGTAGTTACAGCAAATAGAGACGCAGCTCTTCGAACAGAGTCACCTGTTGCTATATCTAAGTTATCTTCTCGTCTAATCGATGAAACCAAACCTACAAGTGTATATGAAATAGTGAATAAAACACCAGGGGTTTTGATGGTAAACTTGAACAATGAACAGCACTCTATGTCTATCCGACAACCAATGAATTATAGTGGATATTCTCTTTATTTGGAAGATGGACTGCCTATTCGTCCTCTTGGAGTTTTTAATCATAATGCTCTTTTAGAAATTAATCAGTTTGCAATTAGTTCTATTGAAGTTGTAAAAGGACCTGTTTCATCTATTTATGGTGCAGAAGCAGTAGGTGGAGCTATTAACTTTATTACACAACGTCCTACGGCAGTACCAACAGCTCGTATTGGTGTTCAGTTTGACCAATTTGGCTACCGTCGTCTGCAATTTGGTGCAGGTGCAAAAATAGGTAAATTAGGAGTATATATTGGAGGGCTAACTAGTACACAAAAAGATTCTTGGCTAGACAATTCAGATTATGACAAAACATCTGTTAATGTACGTTTAGATTATCATTTTACTCCAAAAACTCGCCTAATTGCTACTACAGTATATGGGAATTATGATTCACAAACAAGTAAAAGTGCTGATAGTATTGCTTTTTATAATAGAGAATATTCTAGTACTAGTGCATTTACATATCGTAAATCAGAAGTTACACGTTCTAGACTAACTTTAGAACATGACTGGAGTGTAAACTCAAAAACATCTGTTACTGTTTTTAATCGTTTTAATTCTATGGGACAATTACCAAGCTACCGTATCACATGGAATGCTATTGACCCAACAGTAGCAACGGGAGAAAAAAATGAAAATAGTTTTCAAAGTTATGGTGTATTAGCTCAACACAGTTATAACTTTGATTTCTTAGATTCTAAACTAATTATAGGAGGGATGTATGATTACTCTCCAAATGATTATTGGGCATATCAACTTGACTTAAATGTTAATTTAAGAGCTGATGGAACATCGGTAGAAGAATATACTATAAAAGAAGAAAGACCTGATATAAAAGTTTCTGAGTATGATGCCATAATACAAAGTAGTGCTGCTTATGTACAGTACGACTTCGAACCAATCAAAAAACTACGTTTTTCTTTAGGTATGCGTTATGATAGAATGAGTTTTGAGTATGATAATTTCTTAGACCAAACTGATGGAAATAAATCATACAGTCAATTTACACCAAAAGTAGGATTGACATATGATTTAGGAAATGATAAGGGATTGTATGCTAATTATGCACAAGGCTTTTCTCCTCCTTCTTTGACTACCATTTTCCGTCCACGTCCAAAAGAAAATGTAGATGATCCTACTGAATTTTATTATGACTTAGACCCTGCTGTTTTCAAAAATTATGAAGTAGGTGGATGGGCTGCTTTTTGGGAAAATAAACTGTATATAGATGTAGCTCTTTATCAATTAATGGGACAAAATGAGTTGATAAGTATGCGTTTGCCTAATGGTTCTTATGAGTATCGTTCGGCTGGAGAAACTCTACATAGAGGCATTGAAGTAGGACTTACACTTCGCCCAGTAAAACAAATTCTTATAAGAACAGGTGGAACATATGCCCTTCATAGATTTGAAGAATTTCAAATTAGTGCATTAGAAAGTGATGACGTACAAAATCTAAGTGGTTTTGAAATGCCTAGCGCACCCAACTGGATATGGAACTCTGAAATAAATTATTATCCAAAGTGGGCAAAAGGATTACGAACTGCTTTAGAGTGGCAATATGTATCTGGATGGTATGAAAACCAAGTCAATACACTGAAGTATGAGGGATATAATCTATTGAATTTTAGAATTGGCTACCAATGGAAAGGAATTGAAGTATTTACTAATGTAATGAACCTTACTGACGAACTATATGCTACTACTGTTAGTAGAGGAAATACTTCGACAAGTATAGCTACTTTTACTCCAAGCGCACCTCGTACATTTATGATGGGAATACAATACAATTTTGTCGGCAAAAAATAATATGCTCAGAAAATAAATTTGAGAAGTTAAAATATTATAAGATAAAAATAGGATTAGAATCCTGTTTATGAGATAAAATAAAATTAGCCTTACGGCTACAACAAAACTCTGTAAAGCATCAAAAAAAATAACTTTTTGGTGCTTTACTTAATAAAAATATAAAATTATGGCTCATTCAACACATTTTAAAAGTGAAAAGGCAGTCTCTAAAAATCTAAAAAAGCCTTTAAAAAGAAAGCCAAAACGCTCTCCTAGTTTTTTGAAGAAAAATATATATAGTTGGCACAAAATAATTGGAATTATCACAGTCATTCCTGTAATATTTTGGACTCTTTCAGGATTATTACATCCATTAATGGGGCATTGGTTGAAACCCTCTATTCCTAATCGTGTTTTTATTTCTAAGCCAATAAAAAAATCAAAAATAGATGTTTCATTAAATGATATTGCACTTCAAAATAATATCTCTTCTATCAAAAATTTTAGATTTGTAAATATTGATGAGAAGCAATATTATCAAATCAAAGATAATCAAAAACAACTGCTTTATTTTGATACTCAAACAGGAAAAAAGTTAAAGAATGGTGACAAAATATATGCTGAACATCTTGCTCGTTATTTTCTTGATGACCAAGAAAGTACAATAAAAAATATAAATTCTATTGAAAAATTTGAAACTGAATATCGTTTTATCAACCGTTTACTTCCAGCTTGGAAAATTTCCTTCGAACGTTCAGATAATATGGATATTTATGTAGAAACAGTTTCAGATAGGTTAGGAGCATTCAATAATACAACACAAAAGAGTTTTTTATGGGCATTTAGTATGCTTCATAATTGGTCTTTTTTAGAAATGATTTCTAATAATTGGATAAGAGTTTCGGTAATATTATTAGTTTTGAGTATCATTTCACTTTCTGCATTGAGTGGACTTATTATTTATGGTTTTATGTGGAAGTTTTTTAAGAAACCTACAAAAGAAAATAAAAAAGGAATTTTGAAACGTTATCATCGTCAGATTGGTTTGGCAACAGCATTTGTTACATTTACATTTGCATTTAGTGGTGCATATCATGCAACAAAAAAATATGAACCCAATTTATTACCAACGGCAGAAAAAGAAACATCTTTTCAAGTAACTGATTTGAAAATACCTCTCAAAGAAGCCAAAATAGATTGGGAAACAACAAAAAACATTTCTTTAGTAGAAATCAAAAATGAGATTTATTATCAAGTGATTAAAAAAAATAAAAAAGACCAAATCCCTCAAATTATATATAAAAATGCTCAAACAGGAAAGATTTTAGATAATGGAAATATGGAATATGCAGCCTACTTAGCCTCTTATTTTGCAGATAAAATGTATCCTCACCTAAAAGCACAAGTAAAAAAGGATAATATTATAGAAACTAAAATATTATCTAAATTTAGTAGAGAATATAGTTTTGTATTCAAGCGTTTACCAGTAATACAAATAGACTATGACACACCTCAAAAAGCAACTTTCTTCTTAGAAACAACTACCTCAAGACTTGCTTCTAAAATAGAAAATGGTGACCGTAGAGAAGGCTTTTCTTTTGCATTCTTACACAAATTCTTTTTAATGGATTTTGCTGGA contains:
- a CDS encoding TonB-dependent receptor, which encodes MKKILLTLFLLIGFSANAQFVIQGQVFDSQTQESIVGATIQLVETTKGTVTNADGTFKYETNIDSDSIDIKISSIGYESKTMTITNGQYLSISIQPSFGELQSIVVTANRDAALRTESPVAISKLSSRLIDETKPTSVYEIVNKTPGVLMVNLNNEQHSMSIRQPMNYSGYSLYLEDGLPIRPLGVFNHNALLEINQFAISSIEVVKGPVSSIYGAEAVGGAINFITQRPTAVPTARIGVQFDQFGYRRLQFGAGAKIGKLGVYIGGLTSTQKDSWLDNSDYDKTSVNVRLDYHFTPKTRLIATTVYGNYDSQTSKSADSIAFYNREYSSTSAFTYRKSEVTRSRLTLEHDWSVNSKTSVTVFNRFNSMGQLPSYRITWNAIDPTVATGEKNENSFQSYGVLAQHSYNFDFLDSKLIIGGMYDYSPNDYWAYQLDLNVNLRADGTSVEEYTIKEERPDIKVSEYDAIIQSSAAYVQYDFEPIKKLRFSLGMRYDRMSFEYDNFLDQTDGNKSYSQFTPKVGLTYDLGNDKGLYANYAQGFSPPSLTTIFRPRPKENVDDPTEFYYDLDPAVFKNYEVGGWAAFWENKLYIDVALYQLMGQNELISMRLPNGSYEYRSAGETLHRGIEVGLTLRPVKQILIRTGGTYALHRFEEFQISALESDDVQNLSGFEMPSAPNWIWNSEINYYPKWAKGLRTALEWQYVSGWYENQVNTLKYEGYNLLNFRIGYQWKGIEVFTNVMNLTDELYATTVSRGNTSTSIATFTPSAPRTFMMGIQYNFVGKK
- a CDS encoding PepSY domain-containing protein, encoding MAHSTHFKSEKAVSKNLKKPLKRKPKRSPSFLKKNIYSWHKIIGIITVIPVIFWTLSGLLHPLMGHWLKPSIPNRVFISKPIKKSKIDVSLNDIALQNNISSIKNFRFVNIDEKQYYQIKDNQKQLLYFDTQTGKKLKNGDKIYAEHLARYFLDDQESTIKNINSIEKFETEYRFINRLLPAWKISFERSDNMDIYVETVSDRLGAFNNTTQKSFLWAFSMLHNWSFLEMISNNWIRVSVILLVLSIISLSALSGLIIYGFMWKFFKKPTKENKKGILKRYHRQIGLATAFVTFTFAFSGAYHATKKYEPNLLPTAEKETSFQVTDLKIPLKEAKIDWETTKNISLVEIKNEIYYQVIKKNKKDQIPQIIYKNAQTGKILDNGNMEYAAYLASYFADKMYPHLKAQVKKDNIIETKILSKFSREYSFVFKRLPVIQIDYDTPQKATFFLETTTSRLASKIENGDRREGFSFAFLHKFFLMDFAGKNIRDTIMSLSALGVLVVSLFGLALFIK
- the folE gene encoding GTP cyclohydrolase I FolE encodes the protein MPIINKEQIEIIETIGDNHIFSGIETPLLSDAFEKSDDEKIKNIEHYFGQIMNELGLDLSDDSLSGTPYRVAKMYVKELFYGLDPKNKPKISTFLNKYGYKKMLVEQNITIDSACEHHFLPITGHAHVGYIPKDKVIGLSKINRLVDYYAHRPQVQERLALQILNDLQTSLETEDVIVMLSAKHLCVSSRGIKDKDSFTTTIEYGGCFENKSNREEFFGIVGNTSI
- the sppA gene encoding signal peptide peptidase SppA, which encodes MSEPTDPLNTENTNPQRQAENQANRRKPQATRQNKANRPSLGQNILGFIKIAFATAFGIGIFICIMGFLFLIVGATSSSEIEIAEKSVLKISLGQSIVEYSKNDPVADLMAELQGGSTPLSLVNIKAALKKAKTDDNIKGIYLDVTDVPVGFAMLEEIHAALLDFKTSNKFIYAYSKYYGEKGYYLASTADEIYLYPQGALEMNGFFSQVPFFKKMLDKLEIEPRIYKVGTFKSAVEPFILEEMSDANREQTSVYLNSLYDTYLKNVAKTNTESGRKMTAEELREISNKMLIREAGDAITHKLINDTLYYDQVESKIKVALGILSMKENNDETTSNKKKISFVSLPKYIKTLSTEREGDTDKRIAIIVGEGSIVDGQGSQGEIGGDAIAAAIRKARKDKRVKAIVLRINSGGGSALASDIMWREVMLARKEKPIIASMSDVAASGGYYMAMACDTIVAHPNTITGSIGIFGILPGLDKFAENKIGITFDGVKTAEFADMGYPTRQSSAAEDSIIQMSVNRGYIDFTSKAAQGRKMQVEKLREYAEGRVWTGIDAKERGLVDVLGSLDDAIVIAANSAGLGEDYQVRYYPEPASLINQILNQGEQAKQRAIQEELGSFYKFYKYYNDLKTMQGIQARLILDAQNIE
- a CDS encoding AAA family ATPase, whose amino-acid sequence is MMFRNKQSEEKFYKFKDLKIYSSPEWLANGMRKYRTVFESIETSYLYVELSFYNKLFDVEEWEAEFLLKCYRLSNRKEREIVCEINVNQVISPQHNIVNIREGWGNDEVGTFWTRGDYVWEVYLDGEIFGTKPFYIESGGPVTPQNNPYFEMQTIKLYEGTQDGVEEENRIYHKQFSAAESKYIWVEFNFENLQEDDFYCELTFNIYNETRQLKGQTIELKKIEQDEDFIEIISGYGSDVKGSWIAGHYTLEVIFMDRLIAIVPFEVGKKFVTGNTVIYPPSSFLTGRAYSNPAKENEESEEEETYEQVVERLNNLIGLKDLKKRIHDYTSYLQFTQIRQEKGLKEDKNLNLHLIFKGNPGTGKTTIAQMMGKIYNHLGLLSTGELHEVGRAELIGQYIGQTAPKVKDIIDRARGGVLFIDEAYSLIRSGEDSKDYGQEVIEILVKEISDGKGDIAIILAGYTQPMETLLESNPGLKSRFPVQFEFPDYTPAELLEIAKLTEKESDLEFTPEALYILSKKITEEYRKRDATFGNARFVKTTIREAKMNLGIRVMKMEDAKNLSKTELSTIHVADVAHLTAGKMITPLLLSIDEEELQRSMAELHALVGLSEVKKRIDELIALVRFYQQTGRNVLNQFSLHMIFKGNPGTGKTTVARILSTIYRALGVLERGQLVECDRQSLVAGFVGQTAIKTQEKINSAIGGILFIDEAYSLTSDSKTQNDFGKEALETILKQMEDKRGEFIVIAAGYTQNMEQFVEMNPGLKSRFDRTIIFKDLTTEELLEVAKGYFEQEKFILTEETQTYLKNQITTLHAQRDKYFGNARTIRTIAQEAVRQQHLRMASLSETERTEQIMQTLEKEDLEKVNFNYEDLTGKRKMGFRM
- a CDS encoding MbnP family protein; protein product: MNTKFNFSKIVYLAFFMAFSLSLFSCEKDEETEPEIDSSKTGTVEIKFDNIAGLNDLTLGEEYTNAAGETFKVDMLQYYISNIVLKSEDGTEFVVPQDDSYFLVKEEDVETQHIQIPNVPEGNYNEVTFTVGVDSLRNTKPVSERTGVLDIGVEGAGKEMYWSWNSGYIFFKMEGTSTAIEATETNPNGNFYYHIGGFGGYDGPTLNNIRTVTVSLGSDAAQAREEITPSIHLVVDILKAFEGTTQVSLKEYPVVMVNPYSLNVSENYMKAFEYHHVHNDGHE